In Mycobacterium stomatepiae, the following are encoded in one genomic region:
- a CDS encoding zinc-dependent alcohol dehydrogenase family protein has translation MSIPDRQRAIVMTGPGEPVQTVEIPVEQPAAGQALVKVNASSLNYHDNVNLLGLLPGPWPRVPMTDGAGEVVATGPGVDELRPGDRVMGAFHPGWHDGPPTPKVKHEVPGDNCDGWLQQYRVADVAGLVRTPAHLSDVEAATIPCAGVTAWSALVEANIGEGDVVVTQGTGGVSLFAVQLARERGATVILTSSSDEKLKIGSDLGATHLVNYRTTPDWETEVKRLTDGRGARLVVDLGGPATLAQSLHSAAVGGTIAVIGVLSGFDMASIAVAEVMLNNLRVIGITVGSVRAHREMCEVVSRAGIKPHISHVFDWEQLDEALRVMRANEHVGKIALTMP, from the coding sequence GTGAGCATTCCGGATCGTCAGCGAGCCATCGTCATGACCGGGCCCGGCGAGCCCGTCCAGACCGTCGAAATCCCGGTGGAGCAGCCCGCCGCCGGGCAAGCGCTGGTCAAGGTCAACGCCTCGAGCCTCAACTACCACGACAACGTCAATCTGCTGGGCCTGCTGCCCGGGCCGTGGCCGCGCGTGCCGATGACCGACGGAGCCGGGGAAGTGGTCGCGACCGGGCCGGGAGTCGACGAGCTGCGGCCGGGCGATCGCGTGATGGGGGCGTTTCACCCGGGCTGGCACGACGGGCCGCCCACTCCGAAGGTCAAGCATGAGGTGCCCGGCGACAACTGCGACGGGTGGTTGCAGCAATATCGCGTCGCCGATGTCGCGGGCCTGGTTCGCACGCCCGCGCACCTGTCCGACGTCGAAGCCGCGACGATCCCATGCGCGGGTGTGACGGCGTGGAGTGCGTTGGTGGAAGCCAACATCGGCGAAGGCGACGTCGTGGTGACCCAGGGCACCGGCGGGGTATCGCTGTTCGCCGTCCAGCTCGCCCGGGAGCGGGGCGCCACCGTGATCCTGACCTCGTCGTCCGACGAGAAGCTCAAGATCGGATCTGATTTAGGCGCAACGCATCTCGTCAACTATCGGACCACCCCGGACTGGGAGACCGAGGTGAAGCGACTGACCGACGGTCGTGGTGCCCGGCTCGTCGTCGATCTCGGCGGACCCGCGACGCTGGCGCAGTCCCTGCATTCGGCAGCCGTCGGCGGCACGATCGCGGTGATCGGTGTGCTCAGCGGATTCGACATGGCGTCCATCGCGGTCGCCGAGGTGATGCTGAACAACTTGCGCGTCATCGGAATCACGGTGGGCAGCGTGCGCGCTCACCGCGAGATGTGCGAGGTGGTGTCCAGGGCCGGCATCAAACCACACATCAGTCACGTCTTCGACTGGGAGCAGCTCGACGAGGCGCTGCGGGTGATGCGGGCCAATGAACATGTCGGCAAAATCGCCCTGACCATGCCGTAG
- a CDS encoding TetR/AcrR family transcriptional regulator → MPSELELDADQIVAAAVEIMRESGLDAISMRSVASRLGVTPPPVYSRIGNKDALIDAVAEHMLDDLAPELERDETWPDYARRWTRQLRARLTDAADSRLFLQAKRPAYLKASRPLLKSMRRDGMSTDMSVRACRMLTWATVGFVAMDHPPSTKSTRGRGRLAGSDPAGVTREEVDELFAVHIDYLIEGIRRDSA, encoded by the coding sequence GTGCCCAGCGAACTGGAGCTCGACGCGGACCAGATCGTCGCTGCCGCAGTGGAAATCATGCGTGAAAGCGGACTGGACGCGATCAGCATGCGCAGCGTGGCGAGCCGCTTGGGTGTCACGCCGCCGCCGGTCTACTCCCGGATTGGCAACAAGGACGCGCTGATCGACGCGGTCGCTGAGCATATGCTCGACGACCTGGCTCCCGAGCTGGAACGCGATGAAACCTGGCCTGACTACGCGCGCCGCTGGACCCGCCAACTGCGGGCACGGCTGACCGACGCCGCGGACAGCCGGCTCTTCCTGCAGGCCAAGCGTCCGGCCTACCTGAAAGCATCGCGCCCGCTGCTGAAAAGCATGCGACGCGACGGCATGTCGACCGACATGTCGGTGCGCGCCTGCCGGATGTTGACCTGGGCGACCGTGGGTTTCGTCGCCATGGACCATCCACCGAGCACGAAGTCGACCCGCGGGCGGGGTCGGCTTGCCGGCAGCGACCCGGCGGGAGTGACCCGCGAGGAGGTCGACGAGTTGTTCGCCGTACACATCGACTACCTGATCGAAGGTATTCGCCGCGACAGTGCTTAG
- a CDS encoding TetR/AcrR family transcriptional regulator codes for MAKPLIPADDILTHALDLLDSEGVEALSVRRLSAALKISPRTLYQQVGNREALIRALVARHFAQLKLDFKEYETWESTALHWCQALHDALRAHPFLTELMTIDDRSAVTDYVNALLEATLQEGIPRPLATECCRGLAHMTINHSIVDVHGLRESTRSEAETAKIEQNFPRLVEWVISGVRAEASGVDAKAGRAR; via the coding sequence ATGGCCAAGCCGCTGATCCCGGCCGACGACATCCTCACGCACGCGCTGGACCTGCTGGATTCCGAAGGCGTCGAGGCTCTCAGCGTCCGTCGACTATCGGCCGCGTTGAAGATCTCACCGCGGACGCTGTATCAGCAAGTCGGCAATCGCGAGGCATTGATCAGGGCGCTGGTCGCCCGCCACTTTGCCCAGCTGAAACTCGACTTCAAGGAATACGAGACCTGGGAGTCGACGGCGCTGCACTGGTGCCAGGCCCTGCACGACGCCCTTCGTGCCCATCCGTTTCTGACCGAGCTGATGACCATCGACGACCGCAGCGCAGTTACGGATTACGTCAATGCTCTACTCGAAGCCACTCTGCAGGAAGGGATTCCGCGCCCGCTGGCCACCGAGTGCTGCCGCGGCCTGGCGCATATGACGATCAATCATTCCATTGTCGACGTGCACGGGCTGCGTGAATCGACGCGCTCCGAAGCCGAGACGGCCAAGATCGAGCAGAACTTTCCCCGGCTGGTCGAGTGGGTGATCTCCGGGGTGCGGGCAGAGGCGAGCGGCGTCGACGCCAAGGCGGGCCGGGCCCGCTGA
- a CDS encoding SDR family NAD(P)-dependent oxidoreductase, producing MTDHLFDVADRVVLVTGGSRGLGAAMSVGLAERGARVVIASRKIASCEALAATIAESGGQAHPLACHVGDWKSLPGVIEAAVSHWGRLDALVNNAGMSPLAASLLDTSEMLFDKVIGVNLKGPSRLTALAATAMAATGGGSIVNISSLASVKPTPVTAVYAAAKAGLNALTTATALEYADAGVRVNGIICGTFDTDAASGFVRNPDLLPELVRRIALGRVGRPDEIVGAIVYLLSDASSYTTGSLMTIDGGVSG from the coding sequence ATGACCGACCACCTGTTCGACGTGGCCGACCGGGTTGTCCTCGTCACGGGCGGCAGCCGTGGACTGGGCGCCGCGATGAGTGTCGGGCTGGCCGAGCGCGGCGCCCGGGTGGTGATCGCGAGCCGAAAGATCGCCTCGTGTGAGGCACTGGCCGCGACGATCGCCGAATCGGGCGGGCAGGCTCATCCGCTGGCGTGCCATGTCGGCGATTGGAAATCGTTGCCCGGCGTCATCGAGGCCGCCGTTTCGCATTGGGGCCGGCTTGACGCGTTGGTCAACAACGCCGGGATGAGTCCGCTTGCCGCCTCTCTGCTGGATACCTCAGAGATGTTGTTCGACAAGGTGATCGGCGTCAATCTGAAAGGCCCGAGCCGGTTGACGGCGCTGGCCGCCACGGCGATGGCCGCAACCGGAGGCGGGTCGATCGTCAACATCAGTTCGCTGGCGTCGGTGAAGCCCACCCCGGTCACCGCGGTCTACGCCGCGGCCAAGGCCGGCCTGAATGCGCTGACCACCGCCACGGCCCTCGAATACGCCGATGCCGGCGTGCGGGTCAACGGAATTATCTGCGGTACGTTCGACACCGACGCGGCGTCGGGCTTCGTCCGCAACCCCGACCTCCTGCCGGAGCTGGTGCGCCGCATCGCACTCGGACGGGTCGGCCGGCCCGACGAGATCGTCGGGGCCATCGTCTATTTGCTCTCCGACGCGTCGAGCTACACCACCGGGTCACTGATGACCATTGACGGCGGCGTCTCCGGCTGA
- a CDS encoding phosphotransferase family protein, whose protein sequence is MSVAATSFDVARFRDWLAEATGEPADVSVTPIRGGGSCEMFRLDRLGQAWVVRRAPLAAVSDTAHQVIREARIMEALGAAGIAVPAVLARSDDPAILGAPFFVMSYVDGGVIRRDGLPEVLHRDPASHGRIGEQLIDTLVALHAVEWTDTALAELSHPQGFLPRQVDRWLAQLARYRARDLDGVDELAGWLRDRLLADGDLTVMHGDYKLDNVIWAPAPPPRIACVVDFEMTTVGDPLIDLAWAMIFWPEAGNPIAQGSPDAPHGMDRDHCQTPDQLIARYAEATGRDLSQFDWYQVFSAWKLAIVLDASYAKFLRGESRNPVHEFFGPVIDELLSRASRFAK, encoded by the coding sequence ATGAGTGTTGCCGCAACGAGTTTCGATGTCGCGCGGTTTCGCGATTGGCTGGCCGAGGCCACGGGTGAGCCCGCCGACGTGTCGGTGACCCCGATTCGCGGGGGCGGCAGCTGCGAGATGTTCCGCCTCGACCGGCTGGGACAGGCCTGGGTGGTGCGCCGGGCGCCACTGGCCGCGGTTTCCGACACCGCTCATCAAGTGATCCGCGAGGCGCGGATCATGGAGGCGCTCGGCGCGGCAGGGATAGCGGTGCCCGCCGTGCTGGCGCGCAGCGACGATCCCGCCATCCTCGGCGCCCCGTTTTTCGTGATGTCGTACGTCGACGGTGGAGTGATCCGCCGCGACGGGCTTCCCGAAGTGCTGCATCGCGATCCGGCGTCGCACGGCCGGATCGGCGAACAGCTGATCGACACCCTGGTTGCGCTGCACGCGGTCGAATGGACGGACACCGCGCTGGCCGAACTGTCTCATCCGCAGGGATTTCTGCCGCGCCAGGTCGACCGGTGGCTGGCGCAGCTGGCTCGGTACCGGGCCCGCGATCTGGACGGCGTCGACGAACTCGCCGGCTGGCTGCGCGATAGGCTGCTCGCCGACGGCGACCTCACGGTGATGCACGGGGACTACAAGCTGGACAACGTCATCTGGGCGCCGGCACCGCCACCTCGGATCGCCTGCGTCGTCGATTTCGAGATGACCACGGTGGGCGATCCTCTGATCGACCTGGCCTGGGCGATGATTTTCTGGCCCGAGGCGGGCAACCCGATCGCCCAGGGATCGCCGGACGCACCGCACGGCATGGACCGCGATCACTGCCAGACTCCGGATCAACTGATCGCGCGGTACGCCGAGGCCACCGGACGCGACCTGTCGCAATTCGACTGGTATCAGGTGTTCAGCGCGTGGAAGCTGGCGATCGTCCTCGACGCATCCTACGCCAAGTTCTTGCGTGGCGAGTCCCGCAATCCGGTCCACGAGTTCTTCGGGCCGGTCATCGATGAATTACTCAGCCGCGCGAGCAGGTTCGCGAAATGA
- a CDS encoding cation:proton antiporter produces MSGFGFDTLALLVAVGFAGPLVASLPRLQIPLIIGELVAGLVLGKTGFGVLDEADPTFQLFANIGFALVMFVVGTHVPVRSPQVRAAVPRAFVRAALCGVVAAALGVALAWQFGTGHATLYAVLMTSSSAALALPMIDSLHLQRPRVLSLTAQIAIADTACIVLLPLVIDLSRAATAALGALTIAACASLLYLVLLVADRRGWRQRLHDYSEKQKFALELRTNLFVLFVLAALALGTHVSIMLAGFALGLVIAAVGEPRRLARQLFGITEGFFSPLFFVWLGASLHVRELGAHPKLILLGAGLGLGAVLAHCVGRLFGQPLTLAMLSAAQLGVPVAAATIGNQENLLAPGEGSALMLGALLTIACASIAAALAGRAQLAAGGGDAADR; encoded by the coding sequence ATGTCGGGGTTCGGATTCGACACCTTGGCATTGCTGGTCGCGGTAGGTTTCGCAGGCCCGTTGGTGGCGTCACTGCCCAGGCTGCAGATTCCCCTCATCATCGGCGAGTTGGTCGCAGGACTCGTTCTCGGCAAGACAGGTTTCGGTGTTCTCGACGAGGCGGATCCGACGTTCCAATTGTTCGCGAACATCGGCTTCGCGTTGGTGATGTTCGTGGTGGGCACGCACGTTCCGGTGCGAAGTCCGCAGGTGCGCGCCGCGGTGCCGCGGGCGTTTGTCCGAGCGGCGCTGTGCGGGGTTGTCGCCGCTGCCCTCGGTGTGGCGCTGGCGTGGCAGTTCGGTACCGGCCACGCGACCCTGTACGCGGTATTGATGACGTCGTCGTCGGCGGCACTGGCATTGCCGATGATCGACTCGCTACACCTGCAAAGGCCGCGTGTGCTCTCGCTGACCGCACAGATCGCGATCGCCGATACGGCATGTATTGTGTTGCTGCCCCTGGTGATCGACCTGAGCAGGGCGGCGACTGCGGCGCTCGGGGCGCTGACGATCGCGGCCTGCGCCAGCCTGCTGTACTTGGTTTTACTCGTGGCAGATCGTCGAGGCTGGCGTCAACGCCTGCACGACTACTCCGAGAAGCAAAAGTTCGCGCTGGAACTGCGGACCAATCTGTTCGTACTGTTTGTGCTGGCGGCGCTGGCGCTGGGCACCCACGTGTCGATCATGCTGGCCGGCTTCGCGTTGGGTTTGGTGATCGCCGCGGTCGGGGAGCCGCGACGGTTGGCGCGTCAGCTGTTCGGGATCACCGAGGGATTCTTCAGCCCGCTGTTCTTTGTCTGGCTGGGCGCGTCCCTGCACGTGCGCGAGCTGGGTGCGCACCCGAAATTGATTCTGTTGGGCGCGGGCCTGGGGCTGGGCGCTGTGCTGGCGCACTGTGTGGGCAGGCTGTTCGGCCAGCCGCTGACCCTCGCCATGCTGTCGGCCGCACAGCTCGGTGTGCCGGTGGCCGCGGCCACGATCGGCAATCAGGAAAACCTGCTCGCCCCGGGCGAGGGGTCCGCTCTGATGCTCGGCGCCTTGTTGACGATTGCGTGCGCCTCGATCGCCGCGGCATTGGCAGGGCGCGCCCAGCTGGCTGCGGGCGGGGGCGACGCGGCCGACAGGTAA
- a CDS encoding Acg family FMN-binding oxidoreductase, which translates to MNAHFPDAGTIRTVLALASRAPSVHNTQPWRWLVGSQSLDLHADADRQLPNTDPDGRDLILSCGAALNHCVVAFAAVGWHAKVSRLPNPADPNHLAAIELSRRSADASDIALAAAIPRRRTDRRHFSSWPVPVADIAQMAARSARYGVTLCQVEDTDELNRIVAQSVLDHMNHDYLAELTAWSGRYGSTAGVPARNTPKSDREAKIPGRYFAGPVLAEPPGSSPDEDNAVVLALGTRADDRLARLRAGEATSVVLLTATSMGLASCPVTEPLEIPETRAAVHSEIFGGMSYPQMLLRVGWAPINADPLPSTPRRELTDFVAWTSDLGRLGD; encoded by the coding sequence GTGAACGCGCATTTTCCCGATGCGGGCACAATCCGCACCGTACTGGCTCTGGCATCTCGAGCCCCCTCCGTCCATAACACCCAACCCTGGCGGTGGTTGGTGGGTTCACAAAGTCTGGACCTCCACGCCGATGCGGATCGGCAACTGCCCAACACCGACCCGGACGGGCGTGATTTGATCTTGAGTTGCGGTGCCGCGCTAAATCATTGCGTCGTCGCTTTCGCGGCGGTTGGGTGGCACGCCAAAGTGTCCCGTCTGCCGAACCCCGCTGATCCCAACCACCTTGCCGCGATCGAACTCTCGCGGCGCTCGGCTGACGCATCGGATATTGCACTCGCCGCGGCGATTCCGCGGCGGCGAACTGACCGCCGCCATTTCAGCTCCTGGCCGGTGCCGGTGGCCGACATTGCACAGATGGCGGCGCGGTCCGCGCGTTACGGGGTAACGCTTTGTCAGGTCGAGGACACCGACGAGCTGAACAGGATTGTGGCGCAGTCCGTGCTGGACCACATGAACCATGACTATCTCGCCGAGCTCACCGCGTGGAGTGGCCGTTACGGTTCGACAGCCGGCGTCCCGGCTCGCAACACACCAAAATCCGACCGCGAGGCCAAGATTCCGGGGCGGTACTTTGCCGGTCCGGTGCTCGCCGAGCCGCCTGGGTCATCTCCCGACGAAGACAATGCCGTGGTCCTCGCGCTCGGAACACGTGCCGACGACCGGTTGGCCCGGCTGCGTGCGGGCGAGGCGACCAGCGTGGTTCTGCTCACCGCCACATCGATGGGCTTGGCCAGCTGCCCGGTCACCGAGCCGCTGGAGATTCCCGAAACCCGTGCGGCGGTCCACTCCGAAATCTTCGGGGGCATGAGCTATCCGCAGATGCTGCTGCGCGTGGGGTGGGCGCCGATCAACGCGGATCCGTTGCCGTCGACACCACGGCGCGAACTCACCGATTTCGTCGCGTGGACGTCGGACCTCGGGCGCCTCGGCGATTAG
- a CDS encoding Rv1733c family protein: protein METVMLDPRCWRIARIVGRNPLLRRTDRIEALVTVIAFAVSVLAIPLAGVAAGVTYGVRNQVYVQEAHERHAVMATVTGATADGSGITVVQAKWPALHGERRGSVEVAHAAKVGDHTTIWVDKGGDPVAPPTSTWQAVGDAFVTALAILLLIGIAVASLAISVRSRLDRARDAQWDHELNCLQEDGGRAIP, encoded by the coding sequence ATGGAGACCGTTATGCTAGACCCACGCTGCTGGCGGATCGCTCGCATCGTCGGGCGCAATCCGTTGCTTCGGCGTACCGACCGCATCGAAGCCCTGGTCACGGTGATCGCATTCGCGGTGTCGGTGCTGGCGATTCCTCTCGCGGGCGTGGCGGCCGGTGTCACCTACGGTGTACGGAATCAGGTCTATGTCCAAGAGGCGCACGAGCGGCACGCGGTCATGGCAACGGTTACGGGAGCCACCGCCGACGGCTCGGGTATCACTGTCGTGCAGGCAAAGTGGCCCGCGTTGCATGGCGAGCGCCGCGGTTCAGTCGAGGTCGCCCATGCGGCCAAGGTGGGCGATCACACCACTATCTGGGTCGACAAGGGCGGTGATCCGGTCGCACCGCCCACCTCGACTTGGCAGGCAGTGGGGGATGCGTTTGTCACTGCCCTGGCGATATTGCTTTTGATCGGTATCGCCGTTGCATCGCTCGCGATCAGCGTGCGCTCGCGGCTTGATCGGGCACGCGACGCGCAATGGGACCACGAGCTCAATTGCCTGCAGGAAGACGGCGGCCGCGCGATTCCGTGA
- a CDS encoding 4Fe-4S dicluster domain-containing protein, which translates to MTGENFNAAWFDIAALHRLVEVLIEQGYHVIGPMLRDDAIVLAELESASDLPYGWGVDVAPGRYRVRRRDDGAAFGHSAGPQSWKQFLHPPRQRMWAGTRDGTSGVDIADEPRRYAFLGVRGCDLAAIATLDRVLGHAEYPDDSFVRRRQQIFVVAVNCTEPGGLCFCASMGTGPAVRPGYDLALTERLEDGAPSYLVDIGSREGADVLAQVSHRVASGEEIRRAQADVEAASTRMGRQMPNTDLRNLLIESRESPQWSEVASRCLTCGNCTMVCPTCFCTSTEDVSDLTGDHAERWRHWASCFEFDFTFVHGGGSVRQSGASRYRHWLTHKLGTWHDQFGMSGCVGCGRCIAWCPTGIDITAEMNKMAGTVDSD; encoded by the coding sequence ATGACCGGCGAGAATTTCAACGCTGCCTGGTTCGATATCGCGGCGCTACATCGTCTTGTCGAGGTCCTGATCGAACAGGGCTATCACGTGATCGGTCCGATGCTGCGGGACGACGCTATCGTTCTCGCAGAACTGGAGTCGGCAAGCGATCTGCCCTACGGCTGGGGTGTCGACGTGGCTCCGGGGCGCTATCGAGTGCGCCGCCGCGACGACGGCGCGGCATTCGGGCATTCGGCCGGACCACAGTCCTGGAAGCAGTTCCTTCACCCCCCACGGCAACGAATGTGGGCGGGCACTCGGGACGGGACAAGCGGCGTCGACATCGCAGATGAACCTCGGCGATACGCATTCCTCGGGGTACGCGGATGCGACCTCGCCGCCATCGCCACGCTGGACCGTGTGCTCGGCCATGCCGAGTATCCCGACGACTCCTTTGTCCGGCGCCGCCAACAGATCTTCGTCGTCGCGGTGAACTGTACGGAACCCGGCGGGCTGTGCTTCTGCGCATCGATGGGCACCGGTCCGGCCGTTCGACCGGGCTATGACCTCGCGCTCACGGAGCGCTTGGAAGACGGCGCACCGTCCTACCTCGTCGATATCGGTAGCCGGGAGGGCGCAGACGTTCTCGCGCAAGTGTCTCACCGGGTAGCCAGCGGCGAGGAGATCCGTCGCGCGCAAGCCGATGTCGAAGCGGCATCGACCCGGATGGGCCGGCAGATGCCGAACACAGATCTGCGGAACTTGCTGATCGAGTCGCGTGAGTCGCCGCAGTGGAGCGAAGTGGCAAGCCGTTGCCTGACTTGTGGAAATTGCACCATGGTGTGTCCGACCTGCTTCTGCACCAGTACCGAGGACGTCAGCGACCTCACGGGTGACCATGCCGAACGGTGGCGGCACTGGGCGTCGTGCTTCGAGTTCGATTTCACCTTCGTCCACGGTGGGGGCAGCGTTCGTCAGTCGGGCGCGTCACGCTACCGGCATTGGTTGACCCACAAGCTGGGTACTTGGCATGACCAGTTCGGCATGTCGGGTTGCGTCGGATGTGGACGGTGCATCGCCTGGTGTCCCACCGGCATCGACATCACCGCGGAGATGAACAAGATGGCCGGGACGGTCGACAGTGATTGA
- a CDS encoding FAD/NAD(P)-binding protein — translation MAPVPYRVHRRVVESPDSATLTLVPVGETLRTPQPGEFMMLYAFGVGEAAISISGDPTLTDGSITHTIRAVGAVSRALHDAEPGSVVGVRGPFGTSWGLDEAVGRDLVMVAGGVGLCPLRPAVLGALANRSRYGRVTLVVGARSRADFVFAAQLEKWAHEPRIELHLVVDAPTPGWDGEVGLVTAPLSRLELNADRTTAFLCGPEPMLRFGAEALVAKGVATHSIRVSLERNMQCGIGWCGHCQLGPLLLCRDGPVVGYDIAGPLLGVKEL, via the coding sequence ATGGCGCCGGTTCCCTATCGAGTGCACAGACGCGTTGTGGAGAGCCCCGATTCAGCGACGCTGACCCTAGTACCGGTGGGCGAGACACTGCGCACTCCGCAACCCGGCGAATTCATGATGCTGTATGCGTTCGGCGTAGGTGAAGCCGCGATTTCGATCAGCGGCGACCCCACGCTCACCGACGGATCGATCACGCACACCATCCGCGCCGTCGGCGCCGTGAGTCGTGCCCTGCACGATGCCGAGCCGGGCAGTGTCGTCGGCGTTCGAGGTCCCTTTGGCACCAGCTGGGGGTTGGACGAGGCGGTTGGTCGCGATTTGGTCATGGTCGCCGGGGGTGTGGGGTTGTGCCCGCTGCGGCCGGCAGTGCTCGGGGCGCTGGCGAACCGCTCTCGCTATGGCAGGGTGACGCTGGTCGTGGGGGCGCGTTCCAGGGCCGACTTCGTCTTCGCCGCGCAGCTCGAGAAATGGGCCCACGAACCGCGGATCGAATTGCATTTAGTCGTCGACGCGCCGACGCCGGGATGGGACGGAGAGGTCGGGTTGGTGACGGCGCCGCTAAGCCGATTGGAGTTAAACGCTGATCGCACTACCGCCTTCCTGTGCGGGCCGGAGCCGATGTTGCGCTTCGGAGCCGAAGCCCTGGTAGCGAAGGGCGTTGCTACCCATAGCATTCGCGTTTCACTGGAACGCAATATGCAATGCGGAATCGGTTGGTGCGGTCATTGTCAGTTGGGTCCGCTGCTGCTGTGCCGCGACGGGCCCGTCGTCGGCTACGACATCGCGGGCCCGCTGCTGGGTGTGAAGGAGCTTTAG
- a CDS encoding NADH-quinone oxidoreductase subunit B family protein, translating to MSRATLAVWKFASCDGCQLTLLDCEDELLTLAEQVRIANFAEASSAIVDGPYDISLVEGSITTRHDKQRIREIRDQSKLLVTIGACATSGGVQALRNFGDIAEFTSVVYAKPEYIDTLATSTPASAHVKVDYQLPGCPIDRGQLLDTLAALLIGRKPRLPAKTVCTECKLRGVTCVIVADGTPCLGPVTHAGCGALCPRHRRGCYGCFGPSAAPRTATLIPLLRRDGMSDDDVDRVFATFNVAAFAAERSGE from the coding sequence ATGAGCCGAGCCACCTTGGCCGTGTGGAAGTTCGCTTCTTGTGATGGTTGCCAGCTGACGCTGCTCGACTGCGAAGATGAGCTGCTGACGCTCGCCGAACAGGTGCGGATCGCCAACTTCGCCGAGGCCTCGAGTGCGATCGTCGACGGTCCGTACGACATATCGCTGGTCGAGGGTTCTATCACCACTCGACACGACAAACAACGAATCCGCGAGATCCGTGATCAGTCGAAGCTGCTGGTCACCATCGGAGCATGCGCGACGTCCGGGGGAGTACAGGCGCTGCGCAACTTTGGCGACATTGCCGAGTTCACCTCCGTCGTGTATGCCAAACCGGAATACATCGACACCCTGGCGACCTCAACTCCGGCGTCCGCGCATGTCAAGGTCGATTACCAACTGCCGGGATGTCCGATCGATCGTGGTCAATTGCTCGACACCCTGGCAGCGCTGCTGATCGGACGTAAGCCCCGGCTTCCGGCCAAGACAGTGTGTACGGAATGCAAATTGCGCGGAGTGACCTGCGTGATCGTCGCCGACGGTACCCCGTGTCTCGGACCGGTCACCCACGCCGGATGTGGAGCCCTGTGCCCCAGGCATCGTCGCGGCTGCTACGGCTGTTTCGGCCCATCCGCGGCGCCGAGGACCGCGACGCTGATCCCATTGCTGCGTCGCGACGGGATGTCTGACGATGACGTAGACCGGGTTTTCGCGACATTCAACGTCGCCGCGTTCGCCGCCGAGCGGAGCGGGGAATGA